Proteins encoded in a region of the Oncorhynchus gorbuscha isolate QuinsamMale2020 ecotype Even-year linkage group LG16, OgorEven_v1.0, whole genome shotgun sequence genome:
- the LOC124000874 gene encoding glial fibrillary acidic protein-like, whose amino-acid sequence MESRRVLSSYRKRFGPQGAGSVGGGVRLSSLSSSRFSLHGSPRHMTHSSTISRLSLGSAGGALLLGTPGNRLDFSADSLLKAQYRETRTNEKVEMMGLNDRFASFIEKVRFLEQQNTVLVTELTQLRGKEPSRLGDIFQEELRELRRQVDGLSAGKARLEIERDNMAADVATLKQRLQDEMVLRQDAESNLNAFRQDVDEASLNRVQLERKIDALQDEIAFLKKIHEEELRELQEQLMAQQVHVDVDVSKPDLTAALRDIRVQYESVASSNIQETEEWYRSKFADLTDAATRNADALRLAKQEGNEYRRQLQAMTCDVEALRGTNESLEQQLREMEDRFSVETAGYQDMVGHLEEEIQTLKEGMARHLQEYQDLLNVKLALDIEIATYRKLLEGEESRITVPMQSFSNLQFRETSMDTKFSPEAHVKRSIIVRTVETRDGEIIKESTAERKEIPDSP is encoded by the exons ATGGAGAGTCGGAGAGTCCTGTCATCTTACAGGAAGCGTTTCGGGCCCCAGGGGGCTGGCAGCGTGGGTGGGGGCGTGCGGCTCAGCAGTCTCTCCTCCAGCCGCTTCTCCCTCCATGGGAGTCCCCGCCACATGACCCACTCCAGCACCATTTCCCGTCTCTCTCTGGGGTCGGCTGGAGGGGCCCTGCTCCTGGGGACCCCTGGGAACCGGCTGGACTTCTCGGCTGACTCCCTCCTCAAGGCCCAGTACCGGGAGACGCGCACCAACGAGAAGGTGGAGATGATGGGTCTGAACGACCGCTTCGCCAGCTTTATAGAGAAGGTGCGCTTCCTGGAGCAGCAGAACACGGTGCTGGTGACGGAGCTGACCCAACTGAGGGGGAAGGAGCCCAGCCGTCTGGGGGACATCTTCCAGGAGGAGCTGAGGGAGCTGCGCAGGCAGGTGGACGGACTCAGCGCTGGGAAGGCCCggctggagatagagagggacaacATGGCTGCTGATGTGGCCACACTCAAGCAGAG ACTGCAAGATGAGATGGTTCTTAGACAGGATGCAGAGAGCAACTTGAACGCCTTTAGACAG GATGTGGATGAGGCATCTCTGAACCGTGTCCAGTTGGAGAGGAAGATAGACGCACTGCAGGATGAGATTGCCTTCCTCAAGAAGATTCACGAGGAG GAGCTGCGTGAGCTGCAGGAGCAGCTGATGGCCCAGCAGGTCCATGTAGACGTGGACGTGTCCAAGCCAGACCTGACCGCTGCTCTGAGGGACATCCGGGTCCAGTATGAGTCCGTGGCCTCCTCGAACATTCAGGAGACGGAGGAGTGGTACCGCTCCAAG TTTGCCGACTTGACCGACGCAGCTACTCGGAATGCAGACGCCTTGCGATTGGCCAAACAGGAGGGCAACGAGTACCGCCGGCAACTCCAGGCCATGACCTGTGATGTGGAGGCGCTCCGTGGAACA AACGAGTCTCTGGAGCAGCAGCTGCGTGAGATGGAGGACCGTTTCTCCGTGGAGACGGCTGGTTACCAGGATATGGTGGGTCATCTGGAGGAGGAGATCCAGACTCTGAAGGAGGGGATGGCCAGACACCTGCAGGAGTACCAGGACCTGCTCAATGTCAAACTGGCCCTGGACATAGAGATCGCTACCTACAGGAAGctgctggagggagaggagagcag gaTCACTGTTCCAATGCAGAGCTTCTCCAATCTGCAGTTCAGAG AGACCAGTATGGACACTAAGTTCTCTCCAGAGGCCCATGTCAAGAGGAGCATCATAGTGCGGACTGTGGAGACTAGAGACGGGGAG ATCATTAAGGAGTCTACAGCTGAGAGGAAGGAGATTCCTGACAGTCCTTAA